TAGTATGCCGCCGCGGGCCGGCAGCGCCGCCCGATCCGGTTGGGCACCGCCTGGCCTCCGTTCGCTTCGCGGGGCTCCGGCGCAAGGCCATGCGCGGCATCGGGGCCGGTGCGCGTCGCAATCCGCGCCGCGCGCCTTCCCGGTGCCTTGCACGGATCGCCAATGAATTTGGCGGCGCTTGCCCGAACCAGCATTTCACCCCTACAGTTCCACGTTGTTGTCTACTGCGCGATCTGGATATCTCTATGCCCACTGCCTACAAACGCGTCCTCCTGAAACTCTCCGGTGAAGCTCTGATGGGCGACGATGCCTTCGGCATCAATCGCGCGACGATCGAAAGAATGGTGGCGGACGTGGCCGAGGTGGTGCGGCTCGGTACGCAGCTCGCCGTCGTGATCGGCGGCGGCAATATTTTCCGCGGTGTCGCGGGCGGCGCGGCCGGCATGGACCGCGCGACCGCCGACTACATGGGCATGCTCGCGACGATGATGAACGCGCTCGCGCTGCAGGATGCGATGCGCCACGCGGGCATCGAGGCGCGCGTCCAGTCGGCGCTGCGCATGGATCAGGTGGTCGAACCGTATATCCGTCCGCGCGCGATCCGTCAGCTCGAAGAGGGCAAGGTCGTGATCTTCGCGGCCGGCACCGGCAACCCGTTCTTCACGACCGACACGGCCGCCGCGCTGCGCGGCTCGGAAGTGGGCGCCGAAGTCGTGCTGAAGGCGACCAAGGTGGACGGCGTCTATTCGGCCGATCCGCGCAAGGACGCGTCGGCGACGCGCTATACGACAATCAGCTTCGACGAGGCAATTGGCCGCAATCTGCAGGTCATGGACGCGACCGCGTTCGCGCTGTGCCGCGATCAGAAGCTGCCGATCCGGGTGTTTTCGATCGTCAAACCCGGAGCGCTCAAGCGCATTATTCAGGGCGAAGACGAAGGCACCCTCGTGCACGTGTAAACTCCCTGTCACATCAGCTGGGCTCGAGCGCGAGAAGAGGCCGCGGCGATTCGCCTGCTGGCCGGCTCGCATCGTTTTGAAGGTTCGGAGGTTTAATCATGTCTGTGGCTGACATCAAGAAGGGCGCTGAACAGAAAATGCAGCGCTCGATCGACGCGTTCAAGAACGATCTGTCGAAGATCCGCACGGGCCGTGCGCACACGGGGCTGCTCGACCACATCCAGGTCGACTACTATGGCTCGCCTGTACCGATTTCGCAGGTCGCGAACCTGACGCTCGTCGATGCGCGCACGATCGGCGTTCAGCCGTGGGAAAAGAAGATGGTCACGGTGGTCGAAAAGGCCATCCGCGAATCGGACCTCGGCCTGAATCCGGCCGCGCAAGGCGACGTGATCCGCGTGCCGATGCCTGCGCTGACCGAGGAACGCCGCCGCGAACTGACGAAGGTCGTCAGGAGCGAAGGCGAAACCGCCAAGGTTGCAGTGCGCAATCTGCGCCGCGACGCGAATGAGCAACTGAAGAAGCTCGTAAAAGACAAAGAGATTTCCGAAGACGACGAGCGTCGCGCCAGTGACGACGTGCAGAAGCTGACGGACAAATTCGTCGCGGAAATCGACAAGCTCGTGCAGACGAAAGAAGCCGAGATCATGACGGTCTGATGCCGCGCGGCATCGGCACCTTCAAGTTCTTCACTTCTTTATTTGCAGAGTTACTTCCGACGGCCATGACCTATACCAGCTCAACCGTTCTCGTGCCTGATGTCTCGGCTGTGCCGCGCCACATCGCGATCATCATGGACGGCAACGGCCGTTGGGCGACGCAGCGCAGGCTGCCTCGCGTGGCCGGCCATTCGCGCGGTGTCGACGCGGTGCGCGCGACCGTCGAAGCGTGCGCGCGGCGCGGCGTCGAATACCTGACGCTGTTCGCGTTCAGCTCCGAAAACTGGCGGCGCCCGGAAGACGAAGTCTCGTTCCTGATGCGGCTTTTCGTGACGGCGCTCGAACGCGAGATCGGCAAGCTGCATGCGAACGGCATCAAGCTGCGTGTGGTCGGCGATCTATCGGCGTTCGACCGGCGCATCCAGGATCTGATCCGCCGCGCGGAGACTAAAACCGCGCGCAATACACGCCTGACGCTGACGATCGCCGCGAACTACGGCGGCCGCTGGGACATCATGCAAGCCACCCGCAAGCTCGTCGCCGAGGCGGCGCTCACGGGCCGTCCGGTCGAAGTCAGCGAGGAAGCTTTCAGCGAGCACCTCGCGATGGCCTACGCGCCGGAGCCGGATCTGTTTATCCGCACGGGCGGCGAGCAGCGCGTCTCGAACTTCCTGCTGTGGCAGCTCGCCTACACCGAGTTTTACTTCACGGACACGTTCTGGCCGGATTTCGACGCCGACGCGCTGAATCACGCCATCGCGTCGTATACCGAGCGGGAGCGGCGCTTCGGCCGCACCAGCGCCCAGCTCGAGACGCAGACGTCGCAGTCGCAGAACGCCGATTCGCTTTCATGCTGAAGACCCGTGTCATCACGGCGATCGTTCTGCTGGCGGTGCTCGTGCCCGTTACGCTGTTTGCGCCGATCGGCGCATTCGGCGCGCTGATCGCGTTCGTGGTCGTGTTTGCCGCGTGGGAATGGGCGCGGCTTCTGAAGCTGGCCGGTGCGGGGCCGATCGTCTATGCGATCGTCGCGGCGCTTGCGCTCGTCGCGAGCACGAAGCTCGGCGTCGGGCTCGTCGCGCCGCGGCCGCTATTCGAGGCGGCGGCGATTTTCTGGGTGCTGGTCGGCCCGTTCGTGCTGATTCGTAAGCCTGTGCTTGCCGAAGGCGGTTGGCGCGCGTTCCTGCTCGTGGCGGGCATCGTCGCGTTTGCCGCGTGCTGGCACGCGCTCGTGGCCGCGCGCATCGCCGGCGTCGCATTCGTGCTTTCCCTGCTGCTGGTGGTCTGGCTGGCCGATATCGGCGCATACTTCGCCGGTAAGGCTTTCGGAAAGCACAAGCTGGCACCGGCCATCAGCCCCGGCAAGACCTGGGAAGGGGCGATCGGCGGCTGGCTCGCGGTGATGATCGTGGCCGCGCTCGCGGTGCTGACCCGCGCCTTCGAGCCGACCCTGTTTTACGCGCTGCTGGAACACCTCGGTTCCATTCGTGCGTTCATTGCGCTGACGCTGCTCGTCGCGTTCAGCGTGGTCGGCGATCTGTTCGAGTCGATGTTGAAACGCCAGGCCGGCGTCAAGGATTCGAGCGGCCTCCTGCCAGGCCACGGCGGTGTGCTCGACCGCATCGACGCGTTGTTGCCCGTGCTGCCGCTCGCCATGCTGCTGCTCGGCTAGAGAAAAGAGACATGAAGAAACGATTGACCCTGCTCGGTTCCACCGGCTCGATTGGAGACAGTACGCTCGACGTGGTGGCGCGTCATCCCGAGCGGTTTTCCGTCTATGCGCTCTGCGCGCACCGCAACGGCGACAAGCTCGTCGAACAATGTCTGCGCTTTACGCCCGAAGTGGCCGTGGTCGGCGATGCCGCCACCGCACAACAGGTCGCGGGCAAACTGCGCGCCGCGGGCTGCAAGACCGAAGTGCTGCACGGGCCGCAGGCGCTCGTCGACGTATCGGCAAGCGAAGGTTGCGATACGGTCGTCGCGGCGATCGTCGGCGCGGCAGGGCTTGCACCGACCCTCGCAGCCGCGCGCACCGGCAAGCGCATTCTGCTCGCGAACAAGGAAGCGCTCGTCATGTCGGGCGCCATCTTCATGGACGCCGTGCGCGACAACGGCGCGATCCTGCTGCCCGTCGACAGCGAACACAACGCGATTTTCCAGTGCCTGCCGCGCGAAGCGGCGTTGCACGGCGGTGTCTCGAAGATCATCCTGACCGCGTCGGGCGGACCGTTCCGCACGCGCGAGCCGGCGAGCCTCGCCGACGTGACGCCGGACGAAGCCTGCAAGCATCCGAACTGGGTCATGGGCCGCAAGATTTCGGTCGACTCCGCGACGATGATGAACAAAGGCCTCGAGGTCATCGAAGCGCATTGGCTGTTCGGCCTCGCGGGCGATCGTATCGACGTGCTGATCCATCCGCAAAGCGTGATTCATTCGCTTGTGTCGTACGCGGACGGATCGGTGCTTGCGCAACTGGGCAATCCCGATATGCGCACGCCGATCGCGCATGCGCTCGCGTTTCCGGAGCGTGTCGATTCGGGCGTCGCACAGCTCGACCTCGCGCAGGTCGCGACGCTGTCGTTCGAAAAGCCCGACTACGCGCGCTTTCCATGTCTCGCGCTCGCGATGAAGGCGCTCGCCGCGGGCGGCTTGGCCAGCGCGGCGCTCAATGCGGCCAATGAAATCGCCGTCGATGCGTTCCTGACGCGCCGCATCGGTTTCACCGCCATCGCGCAGGTTGTCGATGCCGTGTTGAACGCGCTGCCCAATCGCGATGCATCGAGCCTCGACGACGTGATCGAAGCGGATGCTGCGGCGCGGCGCGCGGCGTCGTCGATGATCGATACGTTGCCGGCGCTCGCGCGGCGCACGGAGCGCGCCACTCAGTGAGGCGTTTATGAATCTGCTGACCGAAGTACTCGCCTTTATCGTTGCGATCGGCGTGCTGGTGGTGGTACACGAGTACGGGCACTATAGCGTCGCGCGATTGTGCGGCGTAAAGGTGCTGCGTTTCTCGATCGGTTTCGGCAAACCGCTCGCGCAGTGGGTCAGCAGGAAAACCGGCACGCAATGGACGATCGCGATGCTGCCGCTCGGCGGCTACGTGAAGATGCTCGACGAGCGCGAAGAGGGCGCGCGCATTCCCGACGACGAACTGCGCTATGCGTTCAACCGGCAATCGGTCGCCAGGCGCTTTGCGATCGTCGCGGCGGGACCGATCGCCAACTTCCTGCTGGCGATCGTGCTGTTTGCCGCCGTGTTCGCGACCGGTGTGACCGAGCCGGCGGCGATCGTCGCTTCTCCTGCGATGAATACGGCCGCCGCTCGCGCCGGCTTCGAAGGCGGCGAAACGGTCACCGCGGTCCGCGATGCGAGCGGCGGCGAAACGGAGCCTGTGCGTTCATGGTCCGACTTGCGCTGGAAGCTGCTCGGGGCGGCATTCGATCATCGCAACGTCGTGCTGACGGCGAAGGACAGGAATGGCACGTTCGACTTTCCGCTGAGCCTCGAGGCCCTGTCGGACAAGGAAGTCGATGACAATTTCATGTCGCGCCTCGGCTTCGAGCCGGGCGGCGGCACGCTGTCGGTGGCCGGGGTGCAGCGCGACAGTGCGGCGCAACGCGCGGGCCTCGAAGCGGGCGATCGCCTGCGCGCGGTCGACGGTCATCCCGCCGATAACGCGACGACGTTCATCAACTACATCAAGTCGCACGCGGGCAAGCCGATCACGCTGCAAGTCGAGCGCGGCGCGCGTGCATCGCAGGACGCACGAGCGGACGCGCAAGCCGGCGCCATGCATACGATCACGCTGGTGCCCGCCGCGCAGCGCGACGACGCAACCGGCGAGAACGTCGGGCGTATCGGTGCCGAACTCGCTACGCAAGTGCCCTCGATCGACGTGCGCTACGGGCCGATCGAAAGTTTGCGGCTCGGCGCAAACCGCACATGGGAACTCGGTGTCTATTCGATCCGGATGTTCGGCCGCATGATTATCGGCGAAGCATCGCTGAAGAATCTGTCGGGTCCGGTGACGATTGCTGACTACGCAGGCAAGAGCGCAAGGCTCGGACCTTCAGCATTCCTTTCGTTCCTCGCGCTCGTCAGCATAAGCCTCGGCGTTCTCAACCTTTTACCAATTCCGGTATTGGACGGGGGGCATCTGTTATATTATTTGGTTGAGGCGGTTACGGGTAAGGCGGTATCCGATCGCTGGCAGCTGGTTCTTCAAAGAGCGGGACTCGCATGCATCGTCGCCCTGTCGGCGATTGCGCTTTTTAACGATCTTGCTCGTTTAATCCATTTTTAAAGGTGTCAGGCGGCGTTCGCAACGACCGTCGGACCTGATGCAGCTATAACACTGGGGAAGCACGTTGTTCAAACCTCATCGCTTTGTTCCTAAAACAGTTGTAGCCGCGGCATTCGCCGCGCATGGGCTGGTCGCCCACGCAACGACACCCTTTGTGGTGCAAGACATTCGGATCGAGGGTTTGCAACGGGTCGAACCGGGTACCGTGTTCTCGTACCTGCCGATCAAGCAGGGCGATACGTTCACTGACGATAAAGCTTCCGAAGCGATCCGCGCGCTCTACGCAACGGGCTTTTTCAACGATGTCAAGATTGCGACCGAAGGCAATGTCGTGATCGTCCAGGTGGTCGAGCGCCCGGCCATCGGCACGATCGATTTCTCGGGCATTCACGAATTCGAAAAAGACAACCTGACGAAAGCGCTGCGCGCAGTCGGTCTGTCGCAAGGCCGGTACTACGACAAGGCGCTCGTCGACAAGGCCGAACAGGAACTGAAGCGCCAGTATCTGACGC
The nucleotide sequence above comes from Paraburkholderia sp. SOS3. Encoded proteins:
- a CDS encoding phosphatidate cytidylyltransferase codes for the protein MLKTRVITAIVLLAVLVPVTLFAPIGAFGALIAFVVVFAAWEWARLLKLAGAGPIVYAIVAALALVASTKLGVGLVAPRPLFEAAAIFWVLVGPFVLIRKPVLAEGGWRAFLLVAGIVAFAACWHALVAARIAGVAFVLSLLLVVWLADIGAYFAGKAFGKHKLAPAISPGKTWEGAIGGWLAVMIVAALAVLTRAFEPTLFYALLEHLGSIRAFIALTLLVAFSVVGDLFESMLKRQAGVKDSSGLLPGHGGVLDRIDALLPVLPLAMLLLG
- the rseP gene encoding RIP metalloprotease RseP, encoding MNLLTEVLAFIVAIGVLVVVHEYGHYSVARLCGVKVLRFSIGFGKPLAQWVSRKTGTQWTIAMLPLGGYVKMLDEREEGARIPDDELRYAFNRQSVARRFAIVAAGPIANFLLAIVLFAAVFATGVTEPAAIVASPAMNTAAARAGFEGGETVTAVRDASGGETEPVRSWSDLRWKLLGAAFDHRNVVLTAKDRNGTFDFPLSLEALSDKEVDDNFMSRLGFEPGGGTLSVAGVQRDSAAQRAGLEAGDRLRAVDGHPADNATTFINYIKSHAGKPITLQVERGARASQDARADAQAGAMHTITLVPAAQRDDATGENVGRIGAELATQVPSIDVRYGPIESLRLGANRTWELGVYSIRMFGRMIIGEASLKNLSGPVTIADYAGKSARLGPSAFLSFLALVSISLGVLNLLPIPVLDGGHLLYYLVEAVTGKAVSDRWQLVLQRAGLACIVALSAIALFNDLARLIHF
- a CDS encoding 1-deoxy-D-xylulose-5-phosphate reductoisomerase gives rise to the protein MKKRLTLLGSTGSIGDSTLDVVARHPERFSVYALCAHRNGDKLVEQCLRFTPEVAVVGDAATAQQVAGKLRAAGCKTEVLHGPQALVDVSASEGCDTVVAAIVGAAGLAPTLAAARTGKRILLANKEALVMSGAIFMDAVRDNGAILLPVDSEHNAIFQCLPREAALHGGVSKIILTASGGPFRTREPASLADVTPDEACKHPNWVMGRKISVDSATMMNKGLEVIEAHWLFGLAGDRIDVLIHPQSVIHSLVSYADGSVLAQLGNPDMRTPIAHALAFPERVDSGVAQLDLAQVATLSFEKPDYARFPCLALAMKALAAGGLASAALNAANEIAVDAFLTRRIGFTAIAQVVDAVLNALPNRDASSLDDVIEADAAARRAASSMIDTLPALARRTERATQ
- the pyrH gene encoding UMP kinase; translation: MPTAYKRVLLKLSGEALMGDDAFGINRATIERMVADVAEVVRLGTQLAVVIGGGNIFRGVAGGAAGMDRATADYMGMLATMMNALALQDAMRHAGIEARVQSALRMDQVVEPYIRPRAIRQLEEGKVVIFAAGTGNPFFTTDTAAALRGSEVGAEVVLKATKVDGVYSADPRKDASATRYTTISFDEAIGRNLQVMDATAFALCRDQKLPIRVFSIVKPGALKRIIQGEDEGTLVHV
- the frr gene encoding ribosome recycling factor: MSVADIKKGAEQKMQRSIDAFKNDLSKIRTGRAHTGLLDHIQVDYYGSPVPISQVANLTLVDARTIGVQPWEKKMVTVVEKAIRESDLGLNPAAQGDVIRVPMPALTEERRRELTKVVRSEGETAKVAVRNLRRDANEQLKKLVKDKEISEDDERRASDDVQKLTDKFVAEIDKLVQTKEAEIMTV
- the uppS gene encoding polyprenyl diphosphate synthase, coding for MTYTSSTVLVPDVSAVPRHIAIIMDGNGRWATQRRLPRVAGHSRGVDAVRATVEACARRGVEYLTLFAFSSENWRRPEDEVSFLMRLFVTALEREIGKLHANGIKLRVVGDLSAFDRRIQDLIRRAETKTARNTRLTLTIAANYGGRWDIMQATRKLVAEAALTGRPVEVSEEAFSEHLAMAYAPEPDLFIRTGGEQRVSNFLLWQLAYTEFYFTDTFWPDFDADALNHAIASYTERERRFGRTSAQLETQTSQSQNADSLSC